The following coding sequences lie in one Sedimentibacter sp. MB35-C1 genomic window:
- a CDS encoding sigma-54-dependent Fis family transcriptional regulator, producing MSELQKIKEIAIEIVKATSKILNDAEVIIVDQNGSFMAFNDSYLKRKKNAEWKPYIDTIIKRKEIAIIENPGENPLCKGCSNEGNCPQTLEIIVPFDIKEKYIGYISIVTFSQEAKKMYLKNKKQVVEFLQTMINVMVSAGKEHFSKLEAEKTYKQLDAIIQHMDYIVFTCNTNGIIQCANQAFYNFFNLDSNNNANINITELVESRAISLAILEKKGFEDQESAIVFNNIMHRMILSCKAMKSEDGTCAGFAFFVRTIEDARRFMSNVPALTPDDSLNQIVGKSPEIMELKNKISHFSQSTSTVLIRGETGTGKELVARSLHSLSSRRDKPFVTINCAAIPDSLLESELFGYEEGTFTGASKGGKAGLFEIGNNGTIFLDEVGDMPLHLQAKLLRVLQDNQVIRLGGFHPIDLDIRIIAATNQNLEKMVQDKKFRSDLFYRLNILPLNVPPLRNRISDFNDLVFHFIKKYNTRLKKNISGVDNDFLNMLKSYTWPGNIRELENAIEYAINLEDGPRLTKSVYPPDILTYTNNHDNSSLKNMIKQYESSIIQETLQKFNNEKNSINKAAKALDISRASLYQKIKEYNIEI from the coding sequence ATGAGTGAATTACAAAAAATTAAAGAGATAGCCATCGAAATAGTTAAAGCAACAAGCAAAATTTTAAATGATGCCGAAGTCATTATCGTTGACCAAAACGGTTCTTTTATGGCATTTAATGATAGTTATCTGAAACGTAAAAAAAACGCTGAGTGGAAGCCATACATTGATACTATAATAAAGCGAAAAGAAATAGCCATTATAGAGAATCCAGGAGAAAACCCTCTGTGCAAAGGATGCTCCAATGAAGGTAACTGCCCTCAAACTCTGGAGATTATTGTTCCCTTTGACATTAAGGAGAAATATATCGGCTATATTAGTATTGTAACATTTTCGCAGGAAGCTAAGAAAATGTACTTAAAAAACAAAAAGCAGGTTGTTGAATTTCTTCAAACAATGATTAATGTAATGGTAAGCGCCGGCAAAGAACATTTTTCAAAGCTTGAAGCAGAAAAAACATACAAACAGCTTGATGCTATAATCCAGCACATGGACTACATAGTTTTTACATGCAATACCAACGGCATAATACAATGCGCAAACCAGGCCTTTTACAATTTTTTCAATCTCGATTCCAATAATAATGCTAATATTAATATAACCGAGCTTGTAGAATCCCGAGCAATATCTTTAGCTATTCTTGAAAAAAAAGGTTTTGAAGACCAGGAAAGCGCAATAGTTTTTAATAACATAATGCACCGTATGATATTAAGCTGCAAAGCAATGAAAAGCGAAGACGGCACATGTGCAGGGTTTGCATTTTTTGTAAGAACAATTGAAGATGCTCGAAGGTTTATGTCTAACGTACCTGCCCTGACTCCTGACGATTCATTAAATCAAATTGTGGGAAAAAGCCCTGAAATAATGGAATTGAAGAATAAAATAAGTCATTTTTCACAAAGCACTTCTACTGTTTTAATAAGAGGCGAAACGGGAACCGGCAAAGAATTGGTTGCAAGAAGCCTTCACAGCCTAAGCTCGCGCCGCGATAAGCCATTTGTTACGATCAACTGTGCAGCCATACCTGACAGCCTTTTGGAAAGTGAGCTTTTCGGTTATGAAGAAGGAACTTTTACCGGTGCAAGCAAGGGTGGAAAGGCAGGCCTTTTTGAAATAGGAAATAACGGAACAATTTTTCTCGACGAAGTCGGAGATATGCCTCTTCATCTGCAAGCAAAGCTTTTACGTGTTCTTCAGGATAATCAGGTCATACGACTCGGCGGTTTCCATCCCATAGATTTAGACATACGCATTATAGCTGCCACAAATCAGAACCTTGAAAAAATGGTGCAGGATAAAAAATTCCGATCGGATCTGTTTTACCGTTTAAACATACTTCCGTTAAATGTACCTCCCCTAAGAAACCGGATTTCAGATTTTAATGATCTTGTATTTCATTTTATTAAAAAATACAATACTCGATTAAAAAAGAATATATCCGGAGTTGACAATGACTTTTTAAATATGCTGAAAAGCTACACATGGCCCGGCAATATACGAGAGTTAGAAAACGCAATTGAATATGCCATAAACCTGGAAGACGGTCCCCGACTTACAAAGTCTGTATATCCCCCGGATATCCTTACATATACAAATAATCATGACAACTCTTCGCTAAAAAATATGATTAAGCAATATGAAAGCTCCATCATTCAGGAAACACTGCAAAAATTCAACAACGAAAAAAACAGCATAAATAAAGCCGCAAAAGCTTTAGATATCAGCAGGGCATCCCTGTATCAAAAAATCAAGGAATATAATATAGAAATTTAA